CTGTTACACATAATAATGGATTGAAATTTAAACAATAGTCCATTATTATGTGGGTTTAATGTAATTAACAATACTAGgatgtttcaatttttttatgtCACATTGATTTTAAATACGTCATCTTTTTATCTGCTATTTTATGTATGTAGATTCGGattcattagctttttattagtttatttattttcattcacttGTCGTTTAACTTATTACATCTGCAGTTTCCAGGTTCTCCTTTAATCTTTGTCTCTGTATCTCTTGCTTGTTCTAATTGGATTAAATAAGGAAAGGTTTTTGAacagtgttcttgtgtttcctgtcactgtgggccgcagagcacagtagtacagagcagagtctgatacagcagcagaggagatctcCAGAATCACATGGATTTGTtccttttttgttactttaacaGAAAATTTTGAATCTACACCAGATACCTCACTTTCTTTTGCAGTGCTGTATGTGGCTACAAGAAATTCAGGTTTTGATCTTCCATATTGACGATACCAGAAGAGATTTTCTGTACCCCCAGAGGAGGAATAACTGCAGGACAGAGTAGCTTTTTGACCTTCAACAGCACCAACATCTGTTGTCTCTGGACTGATGTTATTTCCAAAgacaacagctgaaacagaagagAAATGGGAAGCATTTTAGAGAGATTTcagataaaaattcaaaaaaaatcaatcattctCTCAATAGAAATACACACCTGCTGAGACACAGAACAGAATAACTGAATGAAGATCCATTGTACAAGTGTTCACTCTGAGAAGAGTCAGACTGAATTCTTTCAACCAGTCTCTGTCAGACACATTAAATCATGTCAGATCTGTGAACACTGAGTCCCTCCTCTCTGAGTTGTATCATTCACACCTGGGTAACAAGAGCATGTGTTTTGTATTATACTGTAATTTAgtctatataataaataagcatttGTATGTTTTCAGTGTGCTCTAAATGCATCTACTATGTTATTCCATAATATACAGTTTGAGgttggaaatatatatatgttcGCGAGATACtcattaattatttcaaatgagTCAGGCTTTTCAgaatctaaataaaaacttaataactaaatgaaaagttatttgaacatttatttctttcaaatctTTTTAATTGTTCATATCAAAATAGTATTACTGTACACAATCTTTAACTTTATATCATTGCTTATATACGTTTATTGTTTATAACTAGAACAAGAATATCAGCAGCATAGACTTTATTTGACCATATTTCATAATTCACAGCATGTTTCTGCTCctgtgtttttgtatgtggttTGACTTGAGTTTTCTCACAgtgggcctcagagcacagtagtacacagcagagtcagacacacgcaCATCTTGGATTGTCAGTGGAACTGAATCTGATGAAAGTTTAGAGTGAAATCTCTCCTGAAACTCAGTGTCAGTTTCTCCAGTTTCAAACTTATCCCTTCTCAGGATGTATTTAGGAATATCATTTGCTCTCTGAATGTACCAGAAGAGATCTGGAGCTGTTGACGCACTGctgtatttacagtttaatgtgaCTGAATTTCCCTCCAATTCAGTCTGATGTCTTTCTGGCTGGCTGACTGTTTCTTCCCCTCTACATTCTGgaaacatattaaattaattcaaacaaaTGACACATCAGACTTATATAAAATGCTCATGGATATGCAAAAATGTTATTGCCATACCTAAATGAagtacaaaaataagaaacaaattccTTAGCCATTGCGACATGGTTTCCCTTAATAGTTTGAATAGCTTAGTAGAAATCACAATCCACAGACTGATGGGAGAAGAAacaatatctttttttctctctcccttctTGAATGTATTTGATAACACATGTAACTCCTCCCATTCTCAAGGTTGGCTGTGTGATATATTCTCTTTGTTACTGCAGTCTCTAGATGTTTTTTGCTCCATTTGACAACCTTACTGAAATTATCATAAAACATGTTAGTGTTGCATATAAATAATTTTCCAAAAGGAATTCATATCCTTAATTCAATTTCATCTCCTAGTTAATTTACTGTAATATACTACAATTGATTTCCATGTGACTTTCTccaaattgaatttaaatgtaactttaaaatgttgcaaTATATATCCACCAAATAGGAAGTATTTTTATTGACTGACTTTAGAAATAGAGGTAATATAGGAGTTATTGTCTTAGTGTTGAGAGTGTTtctgtcactgtgggctgcagagcaCAGTAATACACAGCAGAGTCTGACACACGCACATCCTTGATTGTCAGAGGAACTGATTTTAAAGATGTGTTGAGATTTGCATTAAATCTGTCCTTGAACTCCTCATCATTGCTGCTAGATCCAGAACTTCTGATCAGCATGTATTTTGGGGATCCATTTGTTTTCTGTTGGTACCAGAGGAGATTTGGATATTGAGTACTGGTTGCTTTGTAAGTGCAGTCAAGAGTGGCTGTTCCATCTTCATAAGCTGTCATAACTGGTTTGGACTGCATTACATTGTCCTGTGCTGTGCATCCTGTTCAATCAAACATAAATGATTTTACAAAGTAaactttatgatttaaaaaaagaaattaagtcaAAATACATACCTAAGATAAATGCAgtcataaaaaatatactatagCACAGTTCCATCATTGCAATGTTAAATATATGCGAAATAAAAGAGATATCCACTACGTCTCGTTTCTGCTTTCATCACTTATGGGCTACAAATGCTAAATACAAAACCTGGGAGGAGTCATTTACATATAGACTATCCTTATTGGCTTGCAGGGTATACACTTATATTATTctcatattatttttaacagtactATAACTATTGGAGTTATTTCAAAGGCAAGCATAATTAGATTTAAAAGTAACCATATCCCATTGTATTCCATAAATGACAATGTAATAAAGGAGCTGTCTAGTCCAATATTTCtcctcattttctattttaaccctaaacctaactctaatttaactttattaatggAATATTGGGGTgcaatgtctgcatttacatctatGCTGTTGCAGTCCGACGTCTCTAGTGTTTTTGCATGAGGACTGAATGTGATTTGGTCACAGTGGGTCTCTGAGCACCTATGCTGAGGATGACTTATATATCTTCTTAAACTCTGTAGACATTCCATTAGACAGCTGTTTCACCAAGTCCATTTTCGATGTGCAGTATTCATACAGAGAaaatcctaaataaaataaacagcctaTCAGTTATGCCATTTGTTGTATTTCACATGATAATGTGGCTCAGCCTGTCACTTTAATACCAAAGACGACACTGCCACCTTGTGGTAAGTTCTGAACATACTATGTATCATCATGTTGTCTTGTCCCTCACTTATTAAACATTATCAAAAAAGCCATAGGGTTTCCGTTAATATTAAGAAACCTACAACAGAGTATACggcatatttaaaactatataataccCGAAATTCCCTGTATTATCTTGTTCTTTCACAGAGAGCTAAGCCGTGAACTACAACTCCACTGCAGTAGATGGCGATGTAGAGCAACTTGTTACTTCATGTAACTACAGATGAAGATGTAAAGCTAGCTATATGATATATAAACTACGTGGACAGTCTTATGTGTACACCTAATAGTAGTTTGGTTgatcattttcatataaaaatcgAATAACCTACACAGCGATTTCAGAAAGGTAATTTCAGCGCGCGCTAAATAAACCATCGTACACGCCTGCAGTACAAAGTACTAACGTTAATAACAAGAATGGCGAAAGGAATGTATTTAGAGCATTATTTAGACAGTAAGTATTTTAAACGGTATTCTTGAAAAACTTGTTGCCATATTTTAATTACTGTCAAGTTGTATGAAATGTGATGAATTCCTCTCGCAGCTCACTTAGGAGTTGTTTTGTTTCAGAATTTGTCTTATGTTTTACTTTAAGATAAAATACTGAACTGTAACGTTACATGACCGAGTGCCTGAATAATGTTTTGTATCTTATACCACCCTTGGTCAGTATGTGAAAGTAACTTCCTGTAGCATATGCATGCATGTTCTTTTTTCCTGCCATGTAACGTTAGGCCTAATTACAGTTTACGGGATCTTTAATTATAATCATTCACTCCAGGCATCGAGGGACTTCCCTGCGAGTTGCAGAGAAACTTCTCATTAATGGAGGATTTAGATAATAGAACTGAAGGTATGAATGTTTGGATCAGTATCACTTTGTATTAGAGTCCAGTACAGTTAACCTTTAAATTATGATTAATGAACAGTTACATTCTTACTGTTgttcacagagaaaaaaacagagataAGTGAACTAGCTTCTGAGTATGTTGCAAAGGTTAGAAATTTGGCATCCGAGGAGCGTGCCCAGCATTTAAAGAAGATTGAAAATGCCTACAACAAATGCAAAGAGTACAGCGATGACAAAGTTCAGCTTGCAATGCAGATTTATGAAATGGTGAGATGCAGAATCCTCGGTTTTATATTTGCATGTGCTATTTGATGCATCAAGCAAAAGCAAGTCTCTTGGCATTTCCAGGTGGACAAACACATTCGGCGGTTGGATGCTGATCTTGCACGCTTTGAGAATGATCTGCAGGAGAAACTGGACACGGGAAGCATGGGTAGCTCAGATGAGAAGCAGTCGCGAAGTTAGTCTTATTGTTCAGAACATATCTTCATGTACATATCATTACAGTTTATACAATGTTTAGGGAGAGACTAAATGGACTCATTTGTTGTTTCAGAGGATAAGAATATAAAAGACAAGAGGGGATCCCATGGAAGAGACAAGAAAGGATCAGATCAAGACTCACCCAAGCAGAAAAAGCAGAAAACTGGGTAACTGTCATATTAAAAGGACACATTTGATTGATGccagtatatattatttaaggCTTTGTATTCaactctttttgtgtgtgtgtgtgtgtgtgtgtgtgtgtgtgtgttttgtctctcAAACACTAGTGCCAACATAAGTGAATCTCTGCTTGCCATGCACCCATCAGATGTCCTGGATATGCCAGTGGACCCTAATGAGCCCACATACTGTTTGTGTAGTCAAGTATCATATGGAGAAATGATTGGATGTGACAATTCTGATGTGAGTAAtagttatataatgtatataattttacaattatttttaagccATTGTTTGAGAAAACACAGTTGTCACACAGAAGCAAGtactattttacataataaaataaggGGTAAAAAATGGGTTTAATTTATGGTTTATGATATCCAGAATACTGCCAGTCCAGTGAGAATAGgcatttatttgtgtaaataataaaGTCATCTTATTGTTGATATGTAAAAGAATGAAAAAGGTTTCTTCTCTTGTAACAGTGTCCAGTAGAATGGTTTCACTTTGCTTGTGTCGGCCTAACAACCAAACCAAAGGGAAAATGGTGAGCCAAATCCCTTTActtcatatttatttgatttgcatATTTCACTTCTCCATGTacttaatattgcatttttaacGTGTCCTCTGTTTACAGGTACTGCCCACGATGCACCCAAgatatgagaaaaaaatagtCTACTTCTACAATGCATCCTGAATCAAATGTCCAGTTGTTACAACCTATTCAAATGGAAATCAATTAACCTTTTATAAAAGTGCCTTTGCTATGTTGACCATCATGAATGTAACAGGGAagaatattaaatgcattttccagTTGGTGCCAGCAGAGGGCTTGGgtctcttttcatttttctttataataaagtttatttatgatgatgatttttttttttttttttttttttttaaattttatgttaatCTAAACGCCTCGCTCTCATAGGACTTAACTGAAACACTTAGGTTGGCATACCGGTAAATCGTAGAATGAAATCATTTAACAAAGTTAGAATCCGGTCAGTATAGGGAGATGTAGTTCTTAGAGTACTCCACCTAACGCAGTGCAATAGAAATGGAGACTACATTTCCCGTCATGCAACAGCCGTCGGAACTCATGGAAGGAACCCATTTGCAAACAGTAGTTTGAGGCTGCAGAAAACTTTTGATCACAGTTAGTTTTTTTTCGCgccttttaataatatttattaagatttttataatattaataggtTAATTAAAAACCTGATCAACCTAAACTAAGTTTAGTGAAGTCCAAACACTGGGCTGGGTCGACAGTTCCGCTTCCCCTCCGCCATAGCAGACAGATCCCGGGTCCAAGAAGAagttaactcaaaaaaaaaaaaaacttagaagtACGTCGGCACGGCAGCCCAAAACATAATCTCCAGGGAGATATTCTCATTATACTTGCACCAATATCTGTTTATGTGAGCGAGAAAGGAGGAGCTAAAACTCTGAAGAGGTTTGCGTGAGTTCTGGTGAGTTGAAAACGCAAAACTGGTCTAATCTTGACATCTGCTCGGCCAGCAGGGCACAGACCACTTGATATTCAAAAAGGATGGTGTGTATTTATGATTTATCATTAAGCTTTTGATTATataattcttttgttttaataatgcagAGCTGGTTTTTTTCTCTTTCGATTAGAAGTATTCTGGGTTTTTCCCCCCAAAAGAATATGAATGAACACAAGTAGATAGTCAACAAAAACCAGGCGAACTAAACCTTAGTTTCCATTAagctttacattttttacatcaaCTGTTGTTTTATATTAGTGTTTGTTGAAGAGTACTTGTGAAGGGGaaaattactgtaaatcaaaGTCCCATCTTTCAGGCATTTCTTTCATGTTTTGCTGGTAAGCTATGTCGTGACaattgctttcttttttcttcatggaAAACAAAGTAGATGTTTGGCATAAATCGcaatttaaatcacatttcacctttattgtatgaaaaagatGCAGTAAATAAATGGTGACTGAGTCTGAGTTCTCGTAGAATTCTGtctaacatctcattttgtgttccacagaagaaatgaagtcatgagggtgagtaacagACAATTTTCATTTCTCTAACAATGAGCAAGAATTTTGTGGTTAGATAGCTTTCTGTTGCTTCTCTGGGCCAGCACATGCCTTCATTCTTCAGTAGCATGGAAGGAGGACGACAGCTAGGTTTAGTTCAGGAAGTCTTGCTCAGTATTTCCTTATATAGAAGCTGCAAATACAAAAGGCCCCTGGTCTGTCTTCCTGTAAACAGTTCCTCTACACAACCACACATCTGTAAAAGAGGCGTGCTCTGAAATCTTTGTTTTGGTCCAGTTGGTCAGATGAAGTGTGAGTGTGAGACCTATAGTGGTCCTGGCTTGTAGGATCAGGAAATGCTTCCGTTATCCATCCACCAATCAGAAGTGGACGGGATATGAGTAATAGGAAGTGGTGGTACTCTGctgatgaattttttttcttcactgtctCTCTAGTGGTTACTTGAAGATTGTAATCAGCACTGTCAGAAGTAACATGGCTGGAAGTTTTTTGACCAAAAATGTTTGATAGATTTAGTTGATGGAGCTTGTATCCCTAGGGGgcaaggccaaaataacaaacataacGAAACTAACTTCTAGAACCCAACTAAATAAACTacatagaaaagaaaacaaaagacagCAGATTAAACTAACTCCCTGAAGCAGGAGAAAATAagtaatgcaaaacaaaatggcACTGACCTTCATACTAAACCCAAGACAAAAGACATGAATTAAAAATCAGTATTTATTATGGGCAACTGAAGTAAACACTCACTTCTCTTTATATAAGGCCTCAGTCATAGATGTAATCAATGAGACAAAGGACAGAAGCTCTGCTTCAACAGTCTCAACACAACTGAGAGAAAGATACACCAAATCGCCAAACTTAGGCTTCTGAGGATGAAACCTCAGCCGCCACCACCACCAACTGTTCTGAAGGTATCTGTAGTTTAAATGATCTCGCTCCTCTCCCATCACCCAATCACAGCAGAGCTCTTAATTAACCTCACATGGAGATACTGGTTCTGcggggagagcgagagagaaaataAGGAACAGAATTCACACAGCAATGGAACCTACAGCTCTGGACATAAAACAGTGTATCATGTCTGTTGGTTGAATGCTGATTAGTGAATAGTGATGTTCTTGCATTCATACTGAGGACCCACATTGCATTCATAGTCAATGGCACCTTATGTTTACTTTTGAGCCGCCAGTCTGTAAgtgtgaaaaacaaatatattctgGTTAGTTTAGTCCTGGCGAGGCTCATATTAAAGAGGCTCAGGGTAGCAGACAGGAATGTCCACAGTCCCGCTTCCCATGAGCTTTCTCTGGCATTTTCATCTCACTTCCCCTGTTTGTACACACAAACTGAGAGGACCGCTTTCAGCCTTTGGCTGAAGTCCCACTTACTTTTTATGCAtgacataaatgaaaaaagaatatcTTTATGATGTTATTGGAGAAAATCCTGTAATTTGTAACAAGTGGGATTTTCTGTGATATTACAgtaaatttatgcatttggccaatgtttttatgtaatgaaACTTGTTGAATTCAAGGTTTGGATTTTTATCTTTTCACGTGCTCCCTGGAAATCAAATCCATGACTTTGGTCTTAGTAGCGACATGCTCTTCTTTTGCTTTTGAATTCATGTCTTAGATTAGTCTATCGCTGTTTGTTGATAATGcataaatcaaaagtaaaaacagaaagtaaaaaaaaaaactgactcacCTTTGGTGTTGGGCAAATTAAAAGCCAGTAGTTGTTGACAAGCATAGATCAAGGCATGCTTCACTTGATCTACAGTGCATCTATTTATGTGCACTTtttcatttagcaaacacttttgtCCAAGGTGATTTATCTGTGTCATTGCATGCTGAAGATATTCTCTCAGGTCTGTATGACTATTTCATTACgacttttttatattgaatagatataattttcttttaaagcatGGTTCTTCATAACTGGTCTTGGAGG
Above is a genomic segment from Cyprinus carpio isolate SPL01 chromosome A2, ASM1834038v1, whole genome shotgun sequence containing:
- the LOC109105278 gene encoding inhibitor of growth protein 5-like isoform X1, with translation MAKGMYLEHYLDSIEGLPCELQRNFSLMEDLDNRTEVTFLLLFTEKKTEISELASEYVAKVRNLASEERAQHLKKIENAYNKCKEYSDDKVQLAMQIYEMVDKHIRRLDADLARFENDLQEKLDTGSMGSSDEKQSRKDKNIKDKRGSHGRDKKGSDQDSPKQKKQKTGANISESLLAMHPSDVLDMPVDPNEPTYCLCSQVSYGEMIGCDNSDCPVEWFHFACVGLTTKPKGKWYCPRCTQDMRKK
- the LOC109105278 gene encoding inhibitor of growth protein 5-like isoform X2, which codes for MAKGMYLEHYLDSIEGLPCELQRNFSLMEDLDNRTEEKKTEISELASEYVAKVRNLASEERAQHLKKIENAYNKCKEYSDDKVQLAMQIYEMVDKHIRRLDADLARFENDLQEKLDTGSMGSSDEKQSRKDKNIKDKRGSHGRDKKGSDQDSPKQKKQKTGANISESLLAMHPSDVLDMPVDPNEPTYCLCSQVSYGEMIGCDNSDCPVEWFHFACVGLTTKPKGKWYCPRCTQDMRKK